From Coturnix japonica isolate 7356 chromosome 1, Coturnix japonica 2.1, whole genome shotgun sequence, the proteins below share one genomic window:
- the LOC107321458 gene encoding uncharacterized protein LOC107321458 isoform X1 → MLLQACWAVLSLLLLCQSFWLEAARGLEEAVKCESINEATIGQEANFSCDFLLRMNVFQVTWQKINGSSFWNIATYSQIHGLRLQESFQRKACFTVAALNTSAIALRNLTSEDASCYRCIFNVFPYGSFSSPDLCLKIQNSGNTNNKIEDKMLGMGSTNTRESVNTSNPEVKKLYVGSTNTRESGNTNNKIEDKMQVIGSPSTRGISGIQKRIDLVVFFLGAVLGTLILLIVGLIKTRRRKLQKRRAHRTPEKEEGLQEDVSEQSVSLETPKVQGSAYQNEEDLLHRHQPVVAEPSFLRFLNMGVMFLFFQSPRTSPDSCNLSNMMESSLATTSVISLRSLGCMSCGIKNMYTFSLMRWSWTCSAGVQFCRAVYGAVTLFGYETRMFPHCQISTAPVSCRVDGNIHASAML, encoded by the exons GTTTGGAGGAAGCAGTGAAGTGTGAAAGCATTAATGAAGCAACCATCGGTCAAGAGGCAAATTTCTCTTGCGACTTCTTGCTTCGTATGAATGTCTTTCAAGTAACTTGGCAGAAGATAAACGGATCTTCTTTCTGGAACATAGCAACTTACAGCCAAATCCATGGGCTGCGACTGCAAGAATCATTTCAGAGGAAGGCATGTTTCACTGTAGCAGCCCTGAACACTTCAGCCATTGCTCTGCGAAATCTCACATCTGAGGATGCATCCTGTTACAGATGCATCTTCAATGTGTTCCCTTATGGCTCTTTCAGCAGCCCAGATCTATGCCTCAAAATCCAGA ATAGTggaaacacaaacaacaaaatagaaGACAAAATGCTGGGTATGGGTTCCACCAATACAAGAG aaagcGTAAACACGAGCAACCCAGAGGTCAAAAAGTTGTATGTGGGTTCCACCAATACAAGAG AAAGTggaaacacaaacaacaaaatagaaGACAAAATGCAGGTTATAGGTTCCCCCAGTACAAGAGGTATTTCTg GTATTCAGAAGAGAATAGACCTTGTGGTGTTCTTCCTAGGTGCTGTCTTAGGAACCTTGATACTTCTCATCGTGGGGCTAATCAAAACAAGGAGGAGAAA actgcAGAAACGCAGAGCGCATCGCACACCTGAAAAGGAGGAAGGCTTACAGGAGGATGTAAGTGAGCAATCTGTAAGCCTGGAAACACCGAAGGTTCAAGGCAGTGCTTATCAAAATGAG gaggatctgcttcACAGACATCAGCCTGTAGTTGCTGAGCCTTCATTTTTACGTTTCTTGAatatgggagtgatgtttctctttttccagtcaccGAGAACTTCACCTGACAGCTGCAACTTatcaaatatgatggagagtaGCTTGGCAACAACATCGGTCATCTCCCTTAGGTccctgggatgcatgtcatGTGGCATCAAAAACATGtacacattcagtctcatgaggtGGTCTTGGACTTGCTCTGCTGGGGTCCagttctgcagggctgtttaTGGAGCAGTCACGCTATTTGGGTATGAAACCAGGATGTTCCCTCACTGTCAAATCTCCACTGCTCCAGTCAGCTGCCGGGTAGATGGCAACATACATGCCTCAGCTATGCTCTAG
- the LOC107321458 gene encoding uncharacterized protein LOC107321458 isoform X2: protein MLLQACWAVLSLLLLCQSFWLEAARGLEEAVKCESINEATIGQEANFSCDFLLRMNVFQVTWQKINGSSFWNIATYSQIHGLRLQESFQRKACFTVAALNTSAIALRNLTSEDASCYRCIFNVFPYGSFSSPDLCLKIQNSGNTNNKIEDKMLGMGSTNTRESVNTSNPEVKKLYVGSTNTRESGNTNNKIEDKMQVIGSPSTRGISGIQKRIDLVVFFLGAVLGTLILLIVGLIKTRRRKLQKRRAHRTPEKEEGLQEDVSEQSVSLETPKVQGSAYQNERQTPGSALLKWLLYLRRNWEEYKERETWKRNKRLPISDKAGSLDSTSRNISHVELNDLSNDMLGCKLMKNSDTEECEESELCPALVTPWPSTGEKSAHQSPLARSPEEN, encoded by the exons GTTTGGAGGAAGCAGTGAAGTGTGAAAGCATTAATGAAGCAACCATCGGTCAAGAGGCAAATTTCTCTTGCGACTTCTTGCTTCGTATGAATGTCTTTCAAGTAACTTGGCAGAAGATAAACGGATCTTCTTTCTGGAACATAGCAACTTACAGCCAAATCCATGGGCTGCGACTGCAAGAATCATTTCAGAGGAAGGCATGTTTCACTGTAGCAGCCCTGAACACTTCAGCCATTGCTCTGCGAAATCTCACATCTGAGGATGCATCCTGTTACAGATGCATCTTCAATGTGTTCCCTTATGGCTCTTTCAGCAGCCCAGATCTATGCCTCAAAATCCAGA ATAGTggaaacacaaacaacaaaatagaaGACAAAATGCTGGGTATGGGTTCCACCAATACAAGAG aaagcGTAAACACGAGCAACCCAGAGGTCAAAAAGTTGTATGTGGGTTCCACCAATACAAGAG AAAGTggaaacacaaacaacaaaatagaaGACAAAATGCAGGTTATAGGTTCCCCCAGTACAAGAGGTATTTCTg GTATTCAGAAGAGAATAGACCTTGTGGTGTTCTTCCTAGGTGCTGTCTTAGGAACCTTGATACTTCTCATCGTGGGGCTAATCAAAACAAGGAGGAGAAA actgcAGAAACGCAGAGCGCATCGCACACCTGAAAAGGAGGAAGGCTTACAGGAGGATGTAAGTGAGCAATCTGTAAGCCTGGAAACACCGAAGGTTCAAGGCAGTGCTTATCAAAATGAG AGGCAGACACCAGGATCTGCACTTCTCAAATGGCTACTGTATCTGAGGAGAAACTGGGAAGAgtacaaagaaagagaaacctggaagagaaacaagaggCTTCCGATTTCAGATAAAGCTGGCAGCCTAGACAGTACCAGCCGCAACATATCCCATGTGGAGCTAAATGATTTGAGCAATGATATGCTGGGCTGCAAACTCATGAAGAACAGTGACACAGAGGAATGTGAGGAGTCTGAATTATGCCCTGCCCTGGTTACTCCTTGGCCCAGTACAGGAGAGAAATCAGCCCACCAAAGCCCTCTTGCTAGAAGTCCAGAGGAGAACTGA
- the LOC107321458 gene encoding uncharacterized protein LOC107321458 isoform X3, whose product MLLQACWAVLSLLLLCQSFWLEAARGLEEAVKCESINEATIGQEANFSCDFLLRMNVFQVTWQKINGSSFWNIATYSQIHGLRLQESFQRKACFTVAALNTSAIALRNLTSEDASCYRCIFNVFPYGSFSSPDLCLKIQKSGNTNNKIEDKMQVIGSPSTRGISGIQKRIDLVVFFLGAVLGTLILLIVGLIKTRRRKLQKRRAHRTPEKEEGLQEDVSEQSVSLETPKVQGSAYQNERQTPGSALLKWLLYLRRNWEEYKERETWKRNKRLPISDKAGSLDSTSRNISHVELNDLSNDMLGCKLMKNSDTEECEESELCPALVTPWPSTGEKSAHQSPLARSPEEN is encoded by the exons GTTTGGAGGAAGCAGTGAAGTGTGAAAGCATTAATGAAGCAACCATCGGTCAAGAGGCAAATTTCTCTTGCGACTTCTTGCTTCGTATGAATGTCTTTCAAGTAACTTGGCAGAAGATAAACGGATCTTCTTTCTGGAACATAGCAACTTACAGCCAAATCCATGGGCTGCGACTGCAAGAATCATTTCAGAGGAAGGCATGTTTCACTGTAGCAGCCCTGAACACTTCAGCCATTGCTCTGCGAAATCTCACATCTGAGGATGCATCCTGTTACAGATGCATCTTCAATGTGTTCCCTTATGGCTCTTTCAGCAGCCCAGATCTATGCCTCAAAATCCAGA AAAGTggaaacacaaacaacaaaatagaaGACAAAATGCAGGTTATAGGTTCCCCCAGTACAAGAGGTATTTCTg GTATTCAGAAGAGAATAGACCTTGTGGTGTTCTTCCTAGGTGCTGTCTTAGGAACCTTGATACTTCTCATCGTGGGGCTAATCAAAACAAGGAGGAGAAA actgcAGAAACGCAGAGCGCATCGCACACCTGAAAAGGAGGAAGGCTTACAGGAGGATGTAAGTGAGCAATCTGTAAGCCTGGAAACACCGAAGGTTCAAGGCAGTGCTTATCAAAATGAG AGGCAGACACCAGGATCTGCACTTCTCAAATGGCTACTGTATCTGAGGAGAAACTGGGAAGAgtacaaagaaagagaaacctggaagagaaacaagaggCTTCCGATTTCAGATAAAGCTGGCAGCCTAGACAGTACCAGCCGCAACATATCCCATGTGGAGCTAAATGATTTGAGCAATGATATGCTGGGCTGCAAACTCATGAAGAACAGTGACACAGAGGAATGTGAGGAGTCTGAATTATGCCCTGCCCTGGTTACTCCTTGGCCCAGTACAGGAGAGAAATCAGCCCACCAAAGCCCTCTTGCTAGAAGTCCAGAGGAGAACTGA
- the LOC107321278 gene encoding uncharacterized protein LOC107321278, with protein MLPQDCWAGLYLLLLCQSCWLEAARGLEEAVKCESITEAPLGQEANFSCDFLLRMNVFQVTWQKINGSSVWNIATYSQTHGLRLQESFQRKARLTVAALNTSAITLQNLTSEDTSCYRCIFNVFPHGSFSSPDLCLKIQKSGNANRTEVNMLVISSPSTRGISGTQKRIDLVVFFIGAVLGTLILLITWLIKRRRRKLQMPRPLSTPEKEKGLQEDVCEQSVSLKTPKVQGSAYQNERQTPGSSHHKRLLNPRRNLEGNTERETGKQDVSELSSSQKTPKVQGSAHLNERQTPGSSLRKRLLNPRRNREENKERESWNRKRRLPTSEEAGSQGKYA; from the exons ATGCTGCCGCAGgactgctgggctgggctctacctgctgctgctctgccaaaGCTGCTGGCTGGAGGCTGCCAGGG GTTTGGAGGAAGCAGTGAAGTGTGAAAGCATTACTGAAGCACCCCTTGGTCAAGAGGCAAATTTCTCTTGCGACTTCTTGCTTCGTATGAATGTCTTTCAAGTAACATGGCAGAAGATAAACGGATCTTCTGTCTGGAACATAGCCACTTACAGCCAAACCCATGGACTGCGACTGCAAGAATCATTTCAGAGGAAGGCACGACTCACTGTAGCAGCCCTGAACACCTCAGCCATCACTCTGCAAAACCTCACTTCTGAGGATACATCCTGTTACAGATGCATCTTCAACGTGTTCCCTCATGGCTCTTTCAGCAGCCCAGATCTATGCCTCAAAATCCAGA AAAGtggaaatgcaaacagaacagaagtCAATATGCTGGTTATAAGTTCCCCCAGTACAAGAGGTATTTCTG GTACTCAGAAGAGAATAGACCTTGTGGTGTTCTTCATAGGTGCTGTCTTAGGAACCTTGATACTTCTCATCACGTGGCTAATcaaaagaaggaggagaaa acttcAGATGCCCAGACCACTTAGCACACCTGAAAAGGAGAAGGGCTTACAGGAGGATGTATGTGAGCAATCCGTAAGCCTGAAAACGCCAAAGGTCCAAGGCAGCGCTTATCAAAATGAG AGGCAGACACCAGGATCTTCACATCACAAAAGGCTACTAAATCCAAGGAGAAATCTGGAAGggaacacagaaagagaaaccGGGAAGCAGGATGTAAGTGAGCTATCCAGTAGCCAGAAAACGCCGAAGGTCCAAGGCAGTGCTCATCTGAATGAG AGGCAGACACCAGGATCTTCACTTCGCAAAAGGCTACTAAATCCAAGGAGAAATCgggaagagaacaaagaaagagaatccTGGAATAGAAAAAGGAGGCTTCCAACTTCAGAGGAAGCTGGCAGCCAAGGCAAGTACGCATAG